One Dreissena polymorpha isolate Duluth1 chromosome 9, UMN_Dpol_1.0, whole genome shotgun sequence genomic window carries:
- the LOC127845151 gene encoding uncharacterized protein LOC127845151 isoform X2, whose protein sequence is MDRCFLKNLNGIYKQEMINLRTTLDYIARKELNEIKENEIIPERDLLDRIELLKQALPSEVLGSFERFYQMSENERVAYSNVLKMLATTASITSLVPPACCNKIQLLLNSPNIENDRFNSIVNETRSFAPELRDLICESLISNNEILHDDIRLFLQYLINESMSLQVTEPEPPVPQLGTYNPEKFGRAYYFNESGLKLRSVRKFSIDNDSCVKRNIDHDDTTLEFEKCQQLYSKVQTSARGTSTLFLWFCADHGHCYGFHMTGAEGRKDPALSVYSYLETPPQDVFYDFACNLQEYCLNRESGYYKNVRFFS, encoded by the coding sequence ATGGATAGatgttttttgaaaaatttgaatGGAATTTACAAACAAGAAATGATTAACCTTCGAACTACTTTAGATTACATTGCTAGGAAAGAACTGAATGAAATTAAAGAGAATGAAATTATTCCAGAGAGGGATTTATTGGACCGTATCGAGTTGTTAAAACAAGCACTGCCCTCTGAAGTTTTGGGTTCCTTCGAAAGATTTTATCAAATGAGTGAAAATGAACGAGTTgcttattcaaatgttttaaaaatgctAGCAACAACTGCGTCCATTACAAGCCTTGTACCCCCTGCATGTTGTAACAAAATTCAACTATTATTAAATAGCCCCAATATTGAAAATGATCGATTTAATAGTATTGTTAATGAAACTCGTTCGTTTGCACCTGAACTAAGAGATTTAATTTGCGAGTCTTTAATAAGTAACAATGAAATATTGCATGATGACATtagattatttttgcaatatctaaTTAATGAATCAATGTCATTGCAAGTTACTGAACCAGAACCACCTGTACCTCAACTGGGCACATACAATCCTGAAAAGTTTGGAAGGGcctattattttaatgaatctgGGTTAAAGTTAAGAAGTGTAAGAAAGTTTTCCATTGACAATGATAgctgtgttaaaagaaatatagACCATGACGATACGACTTTAGAATTTGAAAAATGTCAACAGCTTTATTCTAAAGTTCAAACTTCTGCTCGAGGAACATCAACATTATTTCTTTGGTTCTGTGCAGACCATGGACATTGCTATGGTTTTCACATGACTGGGGCAGAAGGAAGAAAAGATCCCGCATTATCAGTCTATAGCTATTTAGAAACCCCTCCACAAGACGTGTTTTATGACTTTGCATGTAATTTACAAGAATATTGCCTAAACAGAGAAAGTGGATACTATAAAAATGTACgttttttttcatga
- the LOC127845151 gene encoding uncharacterized protein LOC127845151 isoform X1, which yields MRKRRKSNENVQFNVDNKLWSDILIKNLTNCSNALKLQNLVLQTLAEKGFDTSKKQYFFKLEQEASRLSAHNNCTTGTFVCSVFKNKIEDNEFYYVRYVESRVYSEFMEQKYLYFLKEHLNVADDNVLLHQVITLEDINQMKIDENKHNIKRNRPDKIFSHCVDKICPSYANELNDNENCDSVQLLSYVVLFSPFKSKASVDKPEKMFFKMKPKDLHESLLKLVYDFKINQFVTKSRCSKDIITVPAVVNGTLLHQSFVLNCLSGNIKAKPDLFVKSARYESNFVESGNVSLGTSLRNKTIQLFLKKDYVNLFSIYKKYFPELNECTVETSEPVLKKRKTIKHSKPIKICRSELEKRVGISNEDTETDISEHFGNLSIFKNYCCSLLDHGTLVIQMHEDSGNLVCCLNDYCEMDGSFKANDFIFTTRFCQETGEYLDCTCKIYKTLLNVKEFNIRNEEFLVLDSSGDNCVTCMHCKFVKLHILPCLAPGHVQCPESLSRIQHFVQKALCFNNQEIVEISRKPEIRKYYVLIEGDEYPAFVHFRMNKRLGKCTVSCTVDAVLKRVIREI from the coding sequence ATGCGGAAAAGAAGAAAATCAAATGAGAATGTTCAATTTAATGTTGACAATAAATTGTGGTCagatatattgattaaaaatttaacaaactgttcAAAcgctttaaaattgcaaaatcttGTATTACAAACTTTAGCAGAAAAGGGTTTTGATACATCAAAgaagcaatatttttttaaattagaacaaGAAGCTAGTAGATTATCTGCACATAACAACTGTACAACTGGAACCtttgtatgttcagtttttaaaaataaaattgaagacaATGAATTTTATTATGTAAGGTATGTTGAATCTCGAGTTTACAGTGAATTCATGGAACAGAAGTACTTATATTTCCTTAAGGAGCATTTAAATGTTGCAGAtgataatgttttgttgcatCAAGTTATTACATTGGAAGATATAAATCAAATGAAAATCgatgaaaataaacataatataaaaaggAATCGCCCAGATAAAATATTTAGTCATTGTGTTGATAAAATTTGTCCATCATATGCAAATGAACTGAATGACAATGAAAATTGTGATAGTGTTCAACTACTGTCTTACGTAGTACTTTTTTCGCCATTCAAATCAAAAGCATCTGTAGACAAGCCTGAAAAgatgttttttaaaatgaaacCGAAGGATTTGCATGAAAGTTTACTGAAACTAGtttatgactttaaaataaatcaatttgtGACCAAAAGTCGTTGTTCAAAAGATATAATAACAGTACCAGCAGTTGTGAATGGTACTCTCCTACATCAGTCATTTGTTTTGAATTGCTTGTCTGGAAACATCAAAGCAAAGCCagatttatttgttaaatcaGCACGCTATGAATCTAATTTTGTTGAATCAGGCAACGTTTCTTTGGGTACATCATTAAGAAACAAAACGATTCAGCTCTTTTTGAAAAAGGATTATGTTAACTTATTTTCCATTTATAAGAAGTATTTTCCAGAGTTAAATGAATGCACTGTTGAAACGTCAGaaccagttttgaaaaaaagaaagaccATAAAGCATTCAAAGCCAATAAAAATTTGTAGATCAGAATTAGAGAAAAGAGTTGGCATCTCTAATGAAGACACTGAAACGGATATTTCTGAGCATTTCGGAAACctgtcaatatttaaaaactacTGTTGTTCCCTTCTAGATCATGGCACTTTAGTTATACAAATGCATGAAGACAGTGGCAATCTAGTTTGTTGCCTTAATGATTACTGCGAAATGGATGGTTCATTTAaagcaaatgattttattttcactaCAAGGTTTTGTCAAGAAACTGGTGAATATCTTGACTGCACATGCAAAATATACAAAACTCTGCTTAATGTGAAGGAATTTAACATTAGGAACGAAGAATTTCTAGTTTTAGACTCTTCAGGAGATAACTGTGTAACTTGCATGCATTGTAAGTTTGTTAAATTGCATATTTTACCTTGTTTAGCACCGGGCCATGTACAGTGTCCAGAATCATTGTCAAGAATCCAACACTTTGTGCAAAAGGCTTTGTGTTTTAACAATCAGGAAATAGTTGAAATATCTAGAAAACCAGAAATTAGAAAATATTATGTTCTTATAGAAGGTGACGAGTATCCAGCTTTTGTTCATTTTAGAATGAACAAAAGGCTTGGTAAATGCACTGTGTCATGCACTGTAGATGCCGTTCTCAAAAGAGTTATAAGAGAAATATAA